The proteins below are encoded in one region of Euzebyales bacterium:
- a CDS encoding oligopeptide/dipeptide ABC transporter ATP-binding protein, which yields KRDKRDRILLEGDLPSPSDPPSGCNFRTRCWKAEDRCAQEEPELIDRFDHGHPSACFFAERRAAVL from the coding sequence CAAGCGCGACAAGCGCGACCGGATCCTGCTCGAGGGAGACCTGCCGAGCCCGTCCGACCCTCCGTCAGGATGCAACTTCCGCACCCGGTGCTGGAAGGCCGAAGACCGCTGTGCACAGGAGGAGCCGGAGCTCATCGACCGGTTCGACCACGGACACCCGAGCGCCTGCTTCTTCGCCGAGCGACGGGCGGCGGTGCTCTAG